From one Catellatospora sp. IY07-71 genomic stretch:
- the pgsA gene encoding phosphatidylinositol phosphate synthase, whose amino-acid sequence MAKILSVVGKAGTARLLDPLSRALLRAGVSPNAVTVVGTLGVLVGAFGFAARGQFVAAVLIILVCGLTDVMDGAMARARGSASRYGALLDSTMDRIADGAIFAGIIWWYAGTGDRPALAAALICLVAGQVVSYVKARAEGLGMSCHVGLVERAERLIIVGVGALLTGFGLAWGLPASLWLLAAGSIFTVGQRMWHVRRHEAAGESV is encoded by the coding sequence ATGGCGAAGATCCTCAGCGTGGTGGGCAAGGCCGGTACGGCCCGGCTGCTAGATCCTCTCAGCCGGGCGCTGCTCCGCGCGGGTGTCAGCCCGAATGCGGTGACCGTGGTGGGCACCCTGGGCGTGCTGGTGGGGGCCTTCGGCTTCGCGGCGCGCGGGCAGTTCGTCGCCGCCGTGTTGATCATCCTAGTGTGCGGCCTCACCGACGTGATGGACGGGGCGATGGCGCGGGCCCGCGGCAGCGCCAGCCGCTACGGCGCGCTGCTGGACTCGACCATGGACCGCATCGCCGACGGCGCGATCTTCGCGGGCATCATCTGGTGGTACGCCGGCACCGGCGACCGCCCGGCCCTGGCCGCGGCGCTGATCTGCCTGGTCGCCGGGCAGGTCGTGTCCTACGTCAAGGCGCGCGCCGAGGGCCTGGGCATGTCCTGCCACGTGGGCCTCGTCGAGCGCGCCGAGCGGCTGATCATCGTCGGGGTGGGCGCGCTGCTCACCGGCTTCGGCCTGGCCTGGGGCCTGCCCGCGTCGCTGTGGCTGCTCGCGGCCGGCTCCATCTTCACCGTCGGCCAGCGCATGTGGCACGTGCGCAGGCACGAGGCCGCCGGGGAGTCGGTGTGA
- a CDS encoding phosphatidylinositol mannoside acyltransferase encodes MNKESLVELGYAAGWRLVRTMPESAAAALFRAGADRAAAKRGPGVQRLARNLSCVLGEPAPDSLVRDAMRSYARYWLEAFRLPSKSREQLRDGFRLHDYDKLAAAHAAGTGAIVALPHAGNWDAAGARVTASGLPLTTVAERLKPEGVYRRFLAYREQLGMNIIPASGGQGSPIDILAERLAQAHIVPLLADRDLSKRGVEVDFFGGRTRMPAGPAMLALRTGAPLFVVDMWYEPDAGCGRVVGPLPVPDASAGSLDTRVRLLTQQVADGLARGIAAHPADWHMLQKLWLTEPPMNGSGTARRAVASAGATDPEE; translated from the coding sequence GTGAACAAGGAGAGCTTGGTAGAGCTGGGCTACGCGGCCGGGTGGCGGCTGGTGCGGACCATGCCCGAGTCGGCCGCGGCGGCGCTGTTCCGGGCCGGTGCGGACCGGGCGGCGGCCAAGCGCGGCCCCGGCGTGCAGCGCCTGGCCCGCAACCTGAGCTGCGTGCTGGGCGAGCCCGCACCCGATTCGCTGGTACGCGACGCGATGCGCTCGTACGCCCGCTACTGGCTGGAGGCGTTCCGGCTGCCGTCGAAGTCGCGCGAGCAGTTGCGCGACGGCTTCCGGCTGCACGACTACGACAAGCTGGCCGCGGCGCACGCGGCGGGCACCGGCGCGATCGTGGCGCTGCCGCACGCGGGCAACTGGGACGCGGCCGGGGCCAGGGTGACCGCGAGCGGCCTGCCGCTGACCACGGTCGCCGAGCGGCTCAAGCCGGAGGGCGTCTACCGGCGCTTCCTCGCCTACCGCGAGCAGCTGGGCATGAACATCATCCCGGCCTCCGGCGGGCAGGGCTCGCCGATCGACATCCTGGCGGAGCGGCTCGCCCAGGCGCACATCGTGCCGCTGCTGGCCGACCGGGACCTGTCCAAGCGCGGCGTCGAGGTCGACTTCTTCGGTGGGCGCACCCGGATGCCGGCCGGCCCGGCGATGCTCGCGCTGCGCACCGGCGCGCCGCTGTTCGTGGTGGACATGTGGTACGAGCCGGACGCGGGCTGCGGCCGGGTGGTCGGCCCGCTGCCGGTGCCGGACGCCTCGGCGGGCTCCCTGGACACGCGGGTGCGGCTGCTGACCCAGCAGGTCGCCGACGGCCTGGCGCGCGGGATCGCGGCCCACCCGGCAGACTGGCACATGCTGCAGAAGCTGTGGCTGACCGAGCCGCCGATGAACGGCTCCGGGACGGCCCGCCGCGCGGTCGCCTCCGCCGGCGCCACCGACCCGGAGGAGTGA